A window of the Danio aesculapii chromosome 10, fDanAes4.1, whole genome shotgun sequence genome harbors these coding sequences:
- the waif2 gene encoding wnt-activated inhibitory factor 2, whose translation MGVNGKHLRVLSHTLKRYHFTVWLMCSFVLSDEAQCPFNCTCFNRSVMCEDSEEIKLPLEVPRRTQILTLNNVNISVLIERAFSANGTNAHSLHELSLRDNNIQVIQSCAFCGLHRLHLLDLSRNRLEDVHPEAFSELNQLRNLNLSNTLTAAGANQLSSALDSLNSLQILDLSGNRLKTIPLSGFGKFSLTTLNLTHNSITTLDTNELTKLSEYREMRVYLSHNPFDCRCDRLREFHDWLKNSSQCADSKNLKCAQPKVQKDLRVESVDCKNVGSFVLLGIVLALIGVVFLMVLYLNRRGIKRWLNNIREACRDQMEVYHYRYEQDSDPRLTNVAV comes from the coding sequence ATGGGAGTAAACGGAAAACATCTCCGTGTTTTATCTCACACTTTAAAGCGATATCATTTCACCGTCTGGCTCATGTGTTCGTTCGTTTTGTCCGATGAAGCTCAGTGTCCTTTCAACTGCACATGTTTTAACAGATCCGTGATGTGTGAGGACTCTGAAGAGATCAAACTACCTCTAGAAGTGCCTAGAAGGACACAAATCCTGActttaaacaatgtaaacatttcAGTATTGATAGAGAGAGCGTTTTCAGCCAACGGGACAAACGCGCACAGTCTCCACGAGCTGTCATTGCGGGACAACAACATACAAGTGATTCAAAGTTGCGCGTTTTGTGGACTCCACAGACTCCATTTGTTAGACTTGAGTCGCAATCGTTTAGAGGATGTGCATCCTGAGGCTTTTTCTGAACTGAATCAACTGCGTAATCTTAATCTCAGTAACACTTTAACTGCAGCTGGTGCGAATCAGCTGTCGAGCGCACTGGACAGTTTGAACAGTCTCCAGATACTGGACCTTTCTGGAAACCGTTTGAAGACTATCCCTCTTTCTGGGTTTGGGAAATTCAGTTTAACCACGCTCAACCTCACGCATAATTCAATCACAACACTGGATACTAATGAGCTAACTAAATTAAGCGAATACAGGGAAATGCGCGTTTACTTGTCGCACAACCCTTTCGATTGTAGATGTGACAGACTGAGGGAGTTTCACGATTGGCTGAAGAACAGCTCACAGTGCGCAGACTCCAAAAACTTGAAATGCGCGCAACCCAAAGTGCAGAAGGATTTACGCGTGGAGAGCGTGGACTGTAAAAACGTGGGCTCTTTTGTTCTTCTTGGCATTGTGCTGGCCCTTATCGGCGTGGTGTTCCTCATGGTGTTGTATTTGAACAGGCGAGGCATTAAAAGGTGGCTCAACAACATTAGAGAGGCCTGCCGGGATCAAATGGAGGTGTATCATTACAGATATGAACAGGACTCCGATCCAAGGTTGACAAACGTTGCTGTTTAA